A single region of the Mustela lutreola isolate mMusLut2 chromosome 2, mMusLut2.pri, whole genome shotgun sequence genome encodes:
- the MRPS25 gene encoding small ribosomal subunit protein mS25: MPMKGRFPIRRTLQYLSQGDVVFKDSVKVMTVNYNTHGELGEGARKFVFFNIPQIQYKNPWVQIMMFKNMTPSPFLRFYLDSGEQVLVDVETKSNKEIMEHIKKILGKNKETLEEEEQKKKQLSHPAHFGPRKYCLRECICEVEGQVPCPGLVPLPKELTGKYKAMLKASTQD, translated from the exons ATGCCCATGAAGGGCCGCTTCCCGATTCGCCGCACCCTCCAGTACCTGAGCCAGGGGGACGTGGTGTTCAAGGACTCAGTGAAGGTCATGACGGTGAACTATAACACGCACGGGGAGCTGGGCGAGGGTGCCAG GAAGTTTGTGTTTTTCAACATACCTCAGATCCAGTACAAAAATCCTTGGGTCCAGATCATGATGTTTAAGAACATGACGCCGTCCCCCTTCCTGAGGTTCTATCTGG ATTCTGGGGAGCAGGTACTTGTGGATGTGGAGACCAAGAGCAATAAGGAGATCATGGAGCACATCAAAAAAATCTTGGGGAAGAACAA GGAaaccctggaggaggaggagcagaagaaaaAGCAGCTTTCTCACCCAGCCCACTTTGGGCCCCGGAAGTACTGCCTGCGGGAGTGTATCTGCGAGGTGGAAGGGCAAGTCCCCTGCCCAGGCCTGGTACCGTTACCCAAGGAGCTGACAGGGAAGTACAAAGCAATGCTGAAGGCCAGCACCCAGGACTGA